Proteins encoded in a region of the Bradyrhizobium sp. CB3481 genome:
- the flaF gene encoding flagellar biosynthesis regulator FlaF produces MSNAAQAYARTSQTTSSPREIEAQALLKAARQLQEVQNNWQGPGKAMENALLFNRRLWSIFMSAAQADENPQSIEVRQNIANIGVFVMKQTVDMQLNPDPAKLKSLIDINCNLAAGLSGRG; encoded by the coding sequence ATGTCTAATGCAGCCCAGGCCTACGCGCGTACATCGCAAACGACGTCGTCCCCCCGTGAAATCGAAGCGCAGGCGCTGCTGAAGGCCGCACGACAGCTCCAGGAAGTTCAGAACAACTGGCAGGGCCCCGGCAAGGCGATGGAGAACGCGCTGCTATTCAATCGCCGGCTTTGGTCGATCTTCATGAGCGCGGCGCAGGCGGACGAGAATCCCCAGTCGATCGAGGTGCGGCAGAACATCGCCAACATCGGCGTGTTCGTGATGAAGCAGACGGTCGACATGCAGTTGAATCCGGACCCTGCCAAGCTGAAGTCGCTGATCGACATCAACTGCAATCTCGCCGCTGGTCTCTCGGGTCGCGGCTAA
- a CDS encoding helix-turn-helix domain-containing protein, translating into MKAANSKIPNAYSADCPTRQILDRVGDKWAVLILLLVRDEPMRFNALRRAIEGISQKMLSQVLKSLERDGLIKRRVIATVPVTVEYSITPLGATLADAVDPLRDWAEKNLKEVLNAQRRYDAARKDIAA; encoded by the coding sequence GTGAAAGCCGCCAATTCGAAAATACCGAACGCCTATTCGGCCGATTGCCCGACCCGCCAGATTCTCGATCGCGTCGGCGACAAATGGGCGGTGTTGATCCTGCTTCTCGTGCGCGACGAGCCGATGCGTTTCAATGCGTTACGCCGCGCCATTGAAGGGATCTCGCAGAAGATGCTGAGCCAGGTTCTCAAATCGCTTGAACGCGACGGGCTGATCAAGCGCCGCGTCATCGCGACCGTGCCTGTTACGGTGGAGTATTCGATCACGCCGCTCGGCGCGACACTCGCGGACGCCGTCGATCCGTTGCGGGATTGGGCGGAGAAGAACCTGAAGGAAGTGCTGAACGCGCAGCGCCGCTACGATGCGGCGCGCAAGGACATAGCGGCGTGA
- a CDS encoding NAD(P)-dependent oxidoreductase, which translates to MKIAVIGASGNAGSRISAELVRRGHSVTAIVRNPEKVAAEAGVTPVKGDVADQAGLARLLAGHDAAISSVRFLASDPLKLIAAARESKVGRYLVVGGAGSLDVAPGVRLVTTPGFPVAYKAEAEAGAAFLDLLRAEKELNWTFLSPSALFVAGERTGKFRIGTDQLLTAADGKSSISFEDFAVALADEIERPAHIRQRFTVGY; encoded by the coding sequence ATGAAAATCGCCGTCATCGGCGCGTCCGGCAACGCCGGCTCGCGCATCTCTGCCGAGCTCGTCCGCCGCGGCCATAGCGTGACCGCCATCGTCCGCAATCCCGAAAAGGTCGCCGCCGAGGCGGGCGTCACTCCGGTCAAGGGCGATGTTGCCGACCAGGCCGGGCTGGCCCGGCTGCTGGCCGGCCATGACGCCGCCATCAGCTCGGTCCGCTTTCTGGCCAGCGATCCGCTCAAGCTGATCGCCGCCGCCAGGGAATCGAAGGTTGGCAGGTACCTCGTCGTCGGCGGTGCCGGCAGCCTTGACGTGGCACCCGGTGTCCGGCTGGTGACCACCCCGGGGTTTCCCGTGGCATACAAGGCGGAAGCCGAGGCGGGCGCCGCGTTCCTCGACCTGCTTCGGGCCGAGAAGGAACTGAACTGGACCTTCCTGTCGCCCTCGGCCCTGTTCGTGGCCGGCGAACGGACCGGAAAGTTCCGTATCGGGACCGACCAGCTTTTGACCGCTGCCGACGGCAAAAGCTCGATTTCCTTCGAGGACTTCGCAGTTGCACTCGCCGACGAGATCGAGCGCCCGGCCCATATCCGCCAGCGCTTTACGGTCGGCTACTAG
- the flgK gene encoding flagellar hook-associated protein FlgK, which produces MGLSQALSTAMSGLRATQAAISLVGSNVANAETPGYVRKSVIQSAGVTGDYGSSVLLNGVDRQLDQYLQTALRTETSGAAYADIRSTFLQNLQSVYGNPSETGTIEDAFNKLLTAFQGLSTSPDSQSARIGAVNAAQTMAQTLNATTQGIQNLRANAEMGINDSIVTANNAMAQIAFINNQLQNNGKTDAATASLLDQRDQYITQLSSLMDIRTVVNDLNQVTVFTNSGVQLVGTEAAQLSFNPQGTMTPNTLYNPTDPTKSNVGTITINFPHGGSYDLVSTNSIRSGKIAAYLELRDNTLVKAQAQIDQFAAAMSSALSDKTTAGAAAPASVLPQAGYDLDLTGLQSGNVIHVSYKDNTTGITHNLSIVRVDDPSVLPLSNTATLDPNDEVLGVNFSGGMASVVSQLNAALGPTANLQFSNPSGSTLRVLDDGAPNRSDVLSASVTTTMSSLTSGNAQLPLFTDNGGLYTGALTANGPQVTGLAGRISVNLGLLGDPSRTIVFSTSPLTPAGDTTRSDFILTQLQTGTYRYSPQTGIGTTGAPFTGTLLNFAKQFISQQGEAATSAKQLADGQAVVLNTLQKKVTDASGVNIDDEMAHLLALQNAYSANARVMSSIKQMYDTLIQAM; this is translated from the coding sequence ATGGGTTTGAGTCAAGCTCTCTCCACCGCAATGTCCGGCCTGCGTGCGACGCAAGCTGCGATCTCGCTGGTCGGATCGAATGTAGCCAACGCGGAAACGCCTGGTTACGTCAGGAAGTCGGTCATCCAGTCCGCCGGCGTCACCGGCGACTACGGATCGAGCGTTCTGCTCAACGGCGTCGACCGTCAGCTCGACCAGTATCTGCAGACGGCGCTGCGCACCGAAACCTCCGGCGCGGCCTATGCCGATATCCGCTCGACCTTCCTGCAAAATCTGCAGAGCGTTTACGGCAACCCGTCCGAAACAGGCACCATCGAGGATGCGTTCAACAAGCTGTTGACCGCGTTTCAGGGCCTGTCGACGAGCCCGGACTCTCAGTCGGCGAGGATCGGTGCCGTCAACGCCGCGCAGACCATGGCGCAGACGCTCAATGCGACGACGCAAGGCATTCAGAACCTTCGCGCCAACGCCGAGATGGGCATCAACGATTCCATCGTTACGGCCAACAACGCGATGGCCCAGATCGCGTTCATCAACAACCAGCTGCAGAACAACGGTAAGACCGACGCGGCGACCGCCTCTCTGCTCGACCAGCGCGATCAATACATCACGCAGTTGTCGTCGCTGATGGACATCAGAACCGTCGTCAACGACCTCAACCAGGTGACGGTTTTCACGAATTCCGGCGTGCAGCTCGTCGGCACCGAAGCGGCGCAGCTCAGCTTCAATCCGCAGGGCACGATGACGCCCAACACGCTATACAATCCGACCGATCCGACCAAGAGCAACGTCGGCACCATCACGATCAATTTTCCGCACGGCGGCAGCTACGATCTGGTATCCACCAACTCGATTCGCTCAGGCAAGATCGCCGCCTACCTCGAGCTGCGCGACAATACGCTGGTGAAAGCGCAGGCGCAGATCGACCAGTTCGCGGCGGCGATGTCGAGCGCGCTGTCGGACAAGACGACCGCCGGCGCCGCTGCTCCTGCGTCAGTCCTGCCGCAGGCCGGCTATGATCTCGATCTCACCGGATTGCAGTCGGGCAACGTCATTCACGTCAGCTACAAGGACAACACCACCGGCATCACACACAATCTCTCGATCGTGCGCGTCGACGATCCGAGCGTGTTGCCGCTGAGCAATACCGCGACACTCGACCCGAACGACGAAGTGCTCGGCGTCAATTTTTCCGGCGGCATGGCTTCGGTGGTTTCGCAGCTCAACGCCGCGCTTGGGCCCACTGCAAATCTGCAGTTCTCAAATCCGTCGGGCTCGACCTTGCGCGTGCTGGACGACGGCGCTCCGAATCGCTCGGACGTGCTGTCTGCATCGGTCACCACGACGATGTCGTCGCTCACCAGCGGCAATGCGCAGCTTCCGCTGTTCACCGACAATGGCGGGCTCTACACGGGCGCGCTGACGGCCAACGGTCCGCAGGTGACGGGGCTTGCCGGCCGCATCAGCGTCAATCTCGGGCTGCTCGGCGATCCCTCGCGCACCATCGTGTTCTCGACCAGTCCGCTGACGCCCGCGGGCGACACCACGCGCTCCGACTTCATCCTCACGCAGCTGCAGACGGGAACTTATCGCTATTCGCCGCAGACCGGCATCGGCACCACCGGCGCGCCGTTCACCGGGACGCTATTGAACTTCGCCAAGCAATTCATCAGCCAGCAGGGCGAAGCTGCGACCTCGGCGAAGCAACTCGCCGACGGCCAGGCCGTGGTGCTGAATACACTGCAGAAGAAGGTGACGGATGCCTCCGGCGTCAATATCGACGACGAGATGGCGCATCTGCTCGCGTTGCAAAATGCCTATTCCGCCAATGCGCGGGTGATGTCGTCCATCAAGCAGATGTACGACACGCTGATCCAGGCCATGTGA
- a CDS encoding flagellar basal body P-ring protein FlgI, with translation MRSIRSAKLIWVACAALLALALSPSSAGATSRIKDLANIEGVRQNQLIGYGLVVGLNGTGDTLNNIPFTKQSLQAMLERMGVNIRGATIRTGNVAAVMVTGNLPAFGTQGTRMDVTVSALGDAKNLQGGTLLVTPLLGADGNVYAVAQGSLAISGFQAEGEAAKIVRGVPTVGRIANGAIIEREIEFALNRLPNVRLALRNADFTTAKRIAAAVNDFLGVKTAEPIDPSTVQLSIPAEFKGNVVAFLTEIEQLQVDPDLAAKIVIDERSGIIVMGRDVRVATVAVAQGNLTVTISESPQVSQPNPLSRGRTVVTPRTGVSVSEDGKKFAVVKDGVSLQQLVDGLNGLGIGPRDLIGILQAIKAAGAIQADIEVM, from the coding sequence ATGCGCAGCATCCGTTCGGCAAAACTGATTTGGGTGGCCTGCGCTGCGCTGCTCGCGCTGGCGCTATCGCCTTCGTCCGCGGGCGCGACGTCGCGGATCAAGGACCTCGCCAATATCGAAGGCGTGCGACAGAACCAGCTGATCGGCTATGGCCTCGTGGTCGGCCTCAACGGCACCGGCGACACCCTGAACAACATCCCCTTCACCAAGCAATCGCTGCAGGCGATGCTGGAGCGCATGGGCGTCAACATCCGCGGCGCCACCATCCGCACCGGCAACGTCGCCGCCGTCATGGTGACCGGCAACCTGCCCGCCTTCGGCACTCAGGGCACGCGGATGGACGTCACGGTATCCGCGCTTGGCGATGCCAAGAACCTGCAGGGCGGCACCCTGCTCGTCACCCCCCTGCTCGGCGCCGACGGCAACGTCTATGCGGTCGCCCAGGGCTCGCTGGCGATCTCCGGCTTCCAGGCCGAAGGCGAAGCCGCCAAGATCGTGCGCGGCGTGCCGACGGTCGGCCGCATCGCCAACGGCGCCATCATCGAGCGTGAGATCGAGTTCGCGCTCAATCGCCTGCCCAATGTTCGCCTGGCCCTGCGTAACGCCGACTTCACCACCGCCAAGCGCATTGCCGCCGCTGTCAACGACTTCCTCGGCGTCAAGACCGCCGAGCCGATCGATCCCTCCACGGTGCAGCTTTCGATTCCGGCCGAGTTCAAGGGCAACGTCGTTGCTTTCCTGACCGAGATCGAGCAGTTGCAGGTCGACCCGGATCTCGCCGCCAAGATAGTGATCGACGAACGCTCCGGCATCATCGTGATGGGCCGCGACGTCCGCGTGGCCACCGTGGCCGTGGCCCAGGGTAATCTCACCGTGACGATTTCGGAAAGCCCGCAAGTGAGCCAGCCCAACCCGCTGTCGCGCGGCCGGACCGTGGTGACGCCGCGCACCGGCGTCAGCGTCAGCGAGGACGGCAAGAAATTCGCGGTCGTCAAGGATGGCGTCTCGTTGCAGCAGCTCGTCGACGGCCTCAACGGGCTCGGCATCGGCCCGCGCGACCTGATCGGCATCCTGCAGGCGATCAAGGCCGCCGGCGCGATCCAGGCCGACATCGAGGTGATGTGA
- a CDS encoding flagellin → MSGIVLSASVRQNLLSLQSTADLLATTQNRLATGKKVNTALDNPTNYFTAASLDARAGDINNLLDGIGNGVQVLQAANTGITSLQKLVDSAKSVANQALQTTVGYSTKSSFTSVVIDGATADNLVADQTPTNAAFTGASAPQRAAYTSTPATAGTQLYSGNATNASASTLLSGLTTNLGVGGAANAIQANDTLTVNGKTITFAAGANGLVGSGTAYTMGVDTSLSDLMAAIDTLSGNTTPANASTATGGIITLRSGTAADLVVTGSANVLDKLAIDGAGASTATRGGGAVTAGALAGTTKLSVGDGTAASLSNGFAVGDTLTVNGKTLTFVAANTIGNDPNEIKVNSDVTGLLAKIDGLTGSSTASTISGGQITLNTGTLSDLTLTSSNAAALTALGLPGGVTQARTQVPGMLEGKTLKIGATGGGTATDIVFGAGAGRVSNLNQLNEALAANNLQATFVSGKLTITTTNEAASATIGAITGSAVGASQAFAAGTTAPAPIVDPSAKLTRDNLVIQYNNIINQITTTSQDASFNGINLLGGDTLKLTFNETGKSTLSIQGVNFNPAGLGLDVLSTGAFKDNAAINDIVTALNGASSTLRSQASAFGSNLSIVQIRQDFSKNLINVLQTGSSNLTLADTNEEAANSQALSTRQSIAVSALALANQSQQSVLQLLR, encoded by the coding sequence ATGTCCGGTATTGTTCTTTCGGCTTCGGTTCGCCAGAACCTCCTCTCGCTGCAGTCGACCGCCGATCTGCTCGCCACCACGCAGAATCGCCTTGCCACCGGCAAGAAGGTCAACACCGCCCTCGATAACCCCACCAACTACTTCACCGCGGCGTCGCTCGATGCGCGCGCCGGCGACATCAACAATCTCCTCGACGGCATCGGCAACGGCGTGCAGGTGCTGCAGGCCGCCAATACCGGCATCACCTCGCTGCAGAAGCTCGTCGACTCCGCCAAGTCGGTCGCCAATCAGGCGTTGCAGACGACGGTCGGTTACTCGACCAAGTCGTCGTTCACATCCGTCGTGATTGACGGCGCAACGGCCGACAATCTCGTCGCCGATCAGACCCCGACCAACGCCGCATTTACCGGTGCTTCAGCTCCGCAGCGCGCCGCGTATACCAGCACGCCCGCGACAGCAGGCACCCAGCTCTATTCGGGCAACGCCACCAACGCGAGCGCTTCGACGCTGCTGTCGGGCCTGACCACCAACCTTGGCGTCGGCGGTGCTGCCAACGCGATCCAGGCTAACGACACGCTGACTGTCAACGGCAAGACGATTACCTTCGCAGCGGGCGCCAACGGCCTCGTCGGTTCGGGCACCGCCTATACGATGGGTGTCGATACCTCGCTGAGCGATTTGATGGCGGCGATCGACACTCTGTCGGGCAACACGACCCCGGCCAACGCATCGACGGCAACGGGCGGCATCATCACTCTGAGGTCCGGTACGGCCGCCGACCTCGTCGTGACCGGCTCCGCAAACGTGCTCGACAAACTCGCCATCGACGGCGCCGGTGCAAGCACCGCCACGCGTGGCGGTGGCGCCGTGACGGCCGGTGCTTTGGCCGGCACGACCAAGCTGAGCGTCGGCGACGGCACGGCTGCTTCGCTGTCGAACGGCTTCGCGGTGGGTGACACCCTCACCGTCAACGGCAAGACGCTGACCTTTGTGGCCGCGAACACGATCGGCAACGATCCGAACGAGATCAAGGTCAACAGCGACGTCACCGGCCTGCTGGCGAAGATCGACGGTCTGACCGGCTCGTCGACGGCCTCGACGATCAGCGGCGGCCAGATCACGCTGAACACCGGCACGCTGAGCGACCTGACGCTGACCAGCAGCAACGCTGCAGCTCTCACGGCGCTCGGTCTGCCAGGCGGCGTGACGCAGGCCCGCACGCAAGTCCCGGGCATGCTGGAAGGCAAGACCCTGAAGATCGGTGCGACCGGCGGCGGTACTGCTACCGACATCGTGTTCGGCGCGGGTGCGGGGCGCGTGTCCAACCTCAACCAGTTGAACGAGGCCCTTGCCGCCAACAACCTGCAGGCCACTTTCGTGTCCGGCAAGCTGACGATCACCACGACGAACGAAGCGGCTTCTGCCACGATCGGTGCGATCACCGGTTCCGCGGTTGGCGCCAGCCAGGCGTTCGCTGCCGGCACCACGGCTCCGGCTCCGATCGTTGATCCATCGGCCAAGTTGACCCGAGACAACCTGGTCATTCAGTACAACAACATCATCAATCAGATCACTACCACCTCGCAGGATGCGTCCTTCAACGGCATCAACCTGCTCGGCGGTGACACTCTGAAGCTGACGTTCAACGAAACCGGCAAGTCCACGCTGAGCATCCAGGGCGTGAACTTCAACCCGGCCGGCCTCGGCCTCGACGTCCTGAGCACGGGCGCCTTCAAGGACAACGCTGCGATCAACGACATCGTGACGGCGTTGAACGGCGCATCGTCCACGCTGCGCTCGCAGGCTTCGGCCTTCGGTTCGAACCTGTCGATCGTGCAGATCCGTCAGGACTTCTCGAAGAACCTGATCAACGTGCTGCAGACCGGCTCGTCGAACCTGACGCTGGCCGACACCAACGAGGAAGCGGCGAACAGCCAGGCGCTGTCGACCCGCCAGTCGATCGCGGTGTCCGCGCTGGCGCTGGCCAACCAGAGCCAGCAGAGCGTGCTGCAGCTGCTCCGCTAA
- a CDS encoding flagellar protein, whose protein sequence is MSIDGVNGRTSYIGSSIIGLRRQLDELTQQLASGRVSTTYAGEGANRGFALSLRAQVSSIDAFADTAKNVNTRLSVVNLALQGMIDIGKSVKSAASTSTIVLNDNGQTSGQITAQAAFSNAVSLLNSQSGDRYLFSGRTTDTAATVPADVMLDGVGTQAGLKQLINERRQADQGVFNMGHLTVSSPPLTTTVTRLAEDGSSFGLKLGAITSTLTGATVTQPAGTPPAATIDLGAVNPNDGDKITFNFNLPDGTSEAITLTATTTNPPPTGSFLIGADTAATTANLQTVLTSSIQTLSDTALVAASAIEASNNFFNPSATVVGSTANNKDTVPAPITGATLLSGAANTDSLAANFAAGDTITVNGTPITFVASGATGNQLNITDSVQTLLAKIDSITGTGTPSTVTGGAIALHGGDGTSLTISSSNAAAFLALGFSGTASANPAPLRVNGPPFATATNLIGGTSTNTVSWYTGEIGTDPARGTAIARIDQSATVQYGARANEQALRYQLQNIAVYAAVTTNAANPNSKAQVNALQQRISANLAPQTGQQSIQDMQAEFAGAQNAIKASTDRQTQLKGMAQTMLDQIEGINQDEVATKILALQTSLQASYQTTSMLYQTTLTKFLPV, encoded by the coding sequence ATGTCGATTGATGGCGTTAACGGCCGGACATCCTATATCGGCAGCTCGATCATCGGTCTGCGCAGGCAGCTCGATGAACTGACGCAGCAGCTCGCCAGCGGCCGGGTCTCGACGACCTATGCGGGGGAGGGCGCCAATCGGGGCTTTGCGCTCAGCCTGCGCGCGCAGGTCAGCAGCATCGATGCCTTCGCGGATACCGCCAAGAACGTCAATACGCGGCTCAGCGTCGTCAATCTCGCGCTGCAGGGCATGATCGACATCGGAAAGTCGGTGAAGAGCGCGGCGAGCACGTCGACCATCGTGCTCAACGACAACGGCCAGACCTCCGGCCAGATCACGGCGCAGGCCGCGTTCTCGAACGCGGTGTCGCTGCTCAACAGCCAGTCGGGTGACCGCTATCTGTTTTCCGGCCGCACCACCGACACGGCGGCGACGGTGCCGGCCGATGTCATGCTCGACGGCGTGGGGACGCAGGCCGGGCTGAAACAGTTGATCAACGAGCGTCGTCAGGCCGATCAGGGCGTCTTCAACATGGGGCATCTGACGGTTTCATCGCCGCCGCTCACGACGACGGTTACACGTCTCGCCGAGGACGGCTCTTCCTTCGGCCTGAAGCTGGGGGCAATCACCTCGACGCTGACGGGCGCGACCGTGACGCAGCCGGCCGGCACGCCGCCGGCGGCGACGATCGACCTCGGCGCCGTCAATCCGAACGATGGCGACAAGATCACCTTCAACTTCAATCTGCCTGACGGCACCAGCGAGGCGATCACGCTGACGGCGACCACGACGAATCCGCCGCCCACCGGCTCTTTTCTGATCGGCGCCGATACGGCGGCGACCACGGCTAACCTGCAGACTGTGTTGACGTCCTCGATCCAAACGCTGAGCGATACCGCGCTGGTTGCCGCCTCGGCGATCGAGGCTTCCAACAATTTCTTCAATCCATCCGCGACGGTCGTTGGAAGTACGGCCAACAACAAGGACACGGTGCCAGCGCCGATCACCGGCGCCACGCTGCTTTCGGGCGCTGCGAATACGGATTCGCTGGCCGCAAACTTTGCAGCAGGCGATACCATCACGGTCAACGGCACGCCGATCACTTTCGTCGCCTCCGGCGCGACTGGCAACCAGCTCAATATCACTGACAGCGTCCAAACCCTGCTGGCAAAGATTGATTCGATTACCGGCACCGGAACGCCGTCCACGGTCACCGGCGGCGCGATCGCGCTGCATGGCGGCGATGGCACGAGCCTGACGATCTCCAGTTCGAACGCGGCTGCGTTCTTAGCCCTGGGCTTCAGCGGCACGGCGAGTGCAAATCCCGCGCCGCTGCGAGTCAACGGTCCTCCGTTCGCCACGGCCACCAATCTGATTGGCGGTACATCCACCAACACCGTCTCGTGGTACACCGGCGAAATCGGAACCGATCCGGCACGCGGCACGGCGATTGCGCGTATCGATCAGTCTGCGACGGTGCAGTACGGAGCACGCGCCAACGAACAGGCGCTGCGCTATCAGTTGCAGAACATCGCGGTGTATGCCGCGGTGACGACCAATGCAGCCAATCCGAATTCGAAGGCGCAGGTGAACGCGCTGCAGCAGCGGATTTCGGCAAACCTGGCGCCGCAGACGGGCCAGCAGTCGATCCAGGACATGCAGGCCGAGTTCGCCGGCGCGCAGAACGCCATCAAGGCCTCGACCGACCGCCAGACCCAGCTCAAGGGCATGGCGCAGACCATGCTCGACCAGATCGAGGGCATCAACCAGGACGAAGTCGCGACCAAGATCCTGGCGCTCCAGACGTCCCTGCAGGCTTCGTATCAGACCACGTCGATGCTCTATCAGACCACGCTGACCAAGTTCCTGCCGGTCTGA
- the dksA gene encoding RNA polymerase-binding protein DksA, protein MNERQRDYFRAKLLAWKDEILRESKITLQTLQEENVNHPDLADRASSETDRAIELRARDRQRKLISKIDAALQRIEDNTYGYCEETGEPISLKRLEARPIATLSVEAQERHEKREKVYRDE, encoded by the coding sequence ATGAACGAGCGCCAGCGCGATTATTTTCGCGCCAAGCTCCTGGCGTGGAAGGACGAGATTCTGAGGGAATCGAAAATCACTCTGCAGACTCTTCAGGAAGAGAACGTCAATCATCCCGATCTGGCTGATCGCGCCTCTTCCGAAACCGATCGCGCCATCGAACTGCGCGCCCGTGACCGCCAGCGCAAGTTGATCTCCAAGATCGACGCCGCGCTGCAACGCATTGAGGACAATACCTACGGCTACTGCGAGGAGACCGGCGAGCCGATCTCGCTCAAGCGGCTGGAGGCCCGCCCCATTGCAACGCTGTCGGTGGAAGCGCAGGAACGTCACGAGAAGCGCGAGAAGGTTTATCGCGACGAGTAG
- the flgJ gene encoding flagellar assembly peptidoglycan hydrolase FlgJ has translation MNAVANSYNKTSLINGRKDLQLADALTKISPEAQKKTRAKAEEFEAMFLNSMFSQMTTGVKGEGPFGDTPGTGVWRSMLTDEYSKSFAKSGGIGISNDVFRTLILQQANRAG, from the coding sequence ATGAACGCCGTCGCCAATTCCTACAACAAGACCTCGTTGATCAACGGCCGCAAGGACCTGCAGCTGGCCGATGCGCTGACCAAGATTTCGCCCGAGGCGCAGAAGAAGACGCGCGCCAAGGCCGAGGAGTTCGAGGCGATGTTCCTCAACTCGATGTTTTCCCAGATGACCACCGGCGTTAAAGGCGAAGGACCGTTCGGCGACACGCCCGGCACCGGCGTCTGGCGCTCGATGCTGACGGACGAATACTCGAAGTCGTTCGCCAAGTCCGGCGGCATCGGCATTTCCAACGACGTCTTCCGCACCCTGATCCTGCAGCAAGCCAACCGCGCCGGCTGA
- the flbT gene encoding flagellar biosynthesis repressor FlbT produces MALKVELKPHERIIIGACVVTNTDQRARLLIDGDRIPILREKDILTPETADTPAKLVYLAVQLMYLSPDPMAHHPTYFSLVRDILTTMPSAWPFIEGINNYTLNGDLYHALKEAKKLIGHEEQILESARKMQSSQGPDRKSA; encoded by the coding sequence ATGGCCTTGAAAGTTGAGCTCAAGCCGCACGAGCGAATCATCATCGGTGCCTGCGTGGTCACCAACACCGATCAGCGCGCCAGGCTGCTGATCGACGGCGATAGGATCCCGATCCTGCGCGAGAAAGACATCCTCACACCCGAAACCGCCGATACGCCGGCCAAGCTGGTCTATCTCGCGGTGCAGCTCATGTACCTGTCGCCGGACCCGATGGCGCACCATCCGACCTATTTCAGCCTGGTGCGCGATATCCTCACGACGATGCCGAGCGCATGGCCTTTCATCGAGGGCATCAACAATTATACGCTGAACGGCGATCTCTATCATGCGCTGAAGGAAGCGAAAAAACTGATCGGCCACGAAGAGCAGATTCTTGAGAGCGCCCGGAAGATGCAATCGTCCCAAGGGCCCGACCGCAAATCCGCCTGA
- a CDS encoding flagellar assembly protein FliX → MRIYGPNGTTLGSPASHTRRTSSTGFSLPETPAAPEETRSAAAPKAAGNIDALLALQGVEDPTERRKRSVARGRGALDVLDELKMGLLSGNLDASTVNRLRDAAANLKASSGDPGLDAVLSEIELRVEVELAKAGQRF, encoded by the coding sequence ATGCGCATCTACGGACCGAACGGCACGACGCTTGGATCGCCTGCGAGCCATACGCGGCGAACCAGTTCGACCGGCTTCTCGCTGCCGGAAACGCCGGCCGCGCCCGAAGAGACGCGCTCGGCTGCTGCGCCCAAAGCCGCCGGCAACATCGATGCGCTGCTCGCCCTGCAGGGCGTCGAAGATCCGACCGAGCGCCGCAAGCGTTCGGTGGCGCGGGGCAGGGGCGCGCTCGACGTGCTCGACGAACTCAAGATGGGATTGCTGTCCGGCAATCTCGATGCCTCGACGGTGAACCGGCTACGCGACGCGGCTGCGAATTTGAAGGCCTCCTCCGGCGATCCCGGCCTCGATGCCGTGCTCTCCGAGATCGAGCTTCGCGTCGAGGTCGAACTGGCGAAGGCCGGGCAGCGGTTCTAG